One part of the Acetoanaerobium sticklandii genome encodes these proteins:
- a CDS encoding P-II family nitrogen regulator: MIIYDMNVLILKHGMGSKAIALAKDCNISGGTVLLGKGTIRNSFLSFFELAESTKEIVLIIANRELGCKFLERANSEFNLINQNHGIAFSIELSKVMGYTSYKKDTLNYCQTGGEVMLNYDSIFVIVDKGKGEDVVDAASEAGARGATIVNARGSGIHETSKIFAIEIEPEKEIVLILTKDDITQAVCDNINRKMKLDEPGNGILFVQKVNKAYGIY; this comes from the coding sequence ATGATAATATATGATATGAATGTACTGATTTTAAAGCATGGTATGGGTAGTAAAGCTATAGCTCTAGCAAAAGATTGCAATATATCAGGCGGAACTGTGCTCCTTGGAAAAGGAACAATCAGAAACTCTTTTTTGAGTTTTTTTGAGCTAGCGGAGTCTACTAAAGAGATAGTTTTAATTATTGCAAATAGAGAGCTAGGATGCAAGTTTTTAGAAAGAGCTAATAGCGAATTTAATTTGATAAATCAAAATCATGGAATAGCTTTTTCCATTGAGCTGTCAAAGGTCATGGGGTACACAAGCTACAAGAAGGATACATTAAATTACTGCCAAACTGGAGGAGAAGTTATGCTTAATTACGATTCTATTTTTGTTATAGTGGATAAAGGAAAAGGTGAGGATGTTGTAGATGCAGCTAGCGAGGCTGGAGCTAGAGGTGCAACTATAGTCAATGCAAGAGGATCTGGGATTCATGAAACTAGCAAAATTTTTGCGATAGAAATAGAGCCTGAGAAAGAAATTGTTTTGATTCTTACAAAAGACGATATCACACAAGCTGTGTGTGACAATATAAATAGAAAAATGAAACTTGATGAACCTGGAAATGGAATATTGTTTGTGCAAAAAGTTAATAAAGCCTATGGAATATATTAG
- a CDS encoding general stress protein yields MVNKKLIGVFKTETDAIKVIESLRANGYSDKEISVMAKHHDEIRNVENVTDTKIKTEDTARNTTTGVVTGGIIGGAGALLAEIGVLAIPGVGPFLAAGPIAATLGGIIAGGAVGGLAGALVDLGVDEAELDEFKGYLDQGYIIVAVDERDDYKRDLVYTHYRDNNSVIMDKYDYDNRVL; encoded by the coding sequence ATGGTTAACAAGAAACTTATAGGAGTATTTAAAACAGAAACGGATGCAATCAAAGTTATTGAAAGTCTTAGAGCAAATGGATATAGTGACAAAGAAATATCTGTCATGGCTAAACATCATGATGAAATAAGAAATGTTGAGAATGTAACTGATACTAAAATAAAAACTGAGGACACTGCTAGAAATACTACAACTGGCGTAGTGACTGGTGGTATTATAGGTGGGGCAGGTGCTTTACTTGCTGAAATCGGAGTACTTGCTATTCCTGGCGTAGGACCGTTTTTAGCTGCTGGGCCTATAGCTGCAACTCTTGGAGGTATAATAGCAGGTGGAGCAGTAGGCGGACTTGCTGGTGCTTTAGTTGATTTAGGAGTAGATGAAGCTGAACTTGATGAATTTAAAGGATATCTAGACCAAGGATATATTATCGTTGCAGTTGATGAACGAGATGATTATAAAAGAGATCTGGTATATACACATTATCGTGACAACAACAGCGTTATTATGGATAAATATGATTACGATAATAGAGTATTATAA
- a CDS encoding hemerythrin domain-containing protein, with protein sequence MDIFKEIKKEHEEFRKLSDEINETTDRAIKTRQSKFEKLYIDLTAHHEAEEAVLVPKLKENKDTKDMGLEILEEHHVIEDLLEKLKNLPVDDETWIIKFGVMKEIMEHHLDEEENEISEEAHKQFDQKTLDSLGEQFEIEEQKQKEKLLSQK encoded by the coding sequence ATGGATATTTTTAAGGAAATAAAAAAAGAGCATGAGGAATTTAGAAAGCTCAGCGACGAAATCAATGAGACAACAGATAGAGCAATTAAAACAAGACAGTCAAAATTCGAAAAACTATACATTGATTTAACTGCTCATCACGAAGCTGAGGAAGCAGTATTAGTCCCTAAATTGAAGGAAAATAAAGATACTAAAGATATGGGGCTTGAGATACTAGAAGAACATCATGTTATTGAGGATTTACTCGAAAAATTAAAAAATCTTCCTGTTGATGACGAAACTTGGATAATTAAATTTGGAGTAATGAAAGAAATTATGGAACATCATCTTGATGAAGAAGAAAATGAAATATCCGAAGAAGCCCACAAGCAATTTGATCAAAAAACTCTAGATTCTCTCGGTGAACAATTTGAAATAGAAGAGCAAAAACAAAAAGAAAAGCTTTTAAGTCAAAAATAA
- a CDS encoding NAD(P)/FAD-dependent oxidoreductase produces the protein MKLYEGNMYWPKTKKSIKYDSLNADIDTDIAIIGAGMSGILCGYELAKRGHEVVLVEAEEIAKGSSSANTGLLQYSSDKMLYEFIDELGKENAVLFYRMCHEAMKDLKALSEKLPERGDFVTRNSLYLASKIEDITKLKKEYKALLENDFPVEYIDSKALETDYGIKGTEAMLTKEDAEVNPYKFILEISEEAVRLGLDIFENSKVLDIDKSDDCFIIKTKDGSIKAKKLVYATGYKANDYSEIKDGEINRTYALATEPISGDSWKDRCLIWETARPYFYARMTEDNRIILGGEDEEKDSVTNSEEKLQKNTLKLLEKLTNLFPHIETKIEYSWNAVFGESDDGIPFIGQDTDDKDVYYCLGFGGNGTVYSMAGSKIIADLIEGKSNKYAHIVSLDRQG, from the coding sequence ATGAAATTATATGAAGGAAATATGTACTGGCCTAAAACAAAAAAATCTATAAAATATGATAGCTTAAATGCAGACATAGATACAGATATAGCTATAATAGGTGCAGGGATGTCAGGCATCTTATGTGGTTATGAATTAGCAAAAAGAGGGCATGAGGTAGTTTTAGTAGAAGCGGAAGAAATAGCTAAAGGTAGCAGTAGTGCCAATACTGGACTATTACAATATTCTAGCGATAAGATGCTTTATGAGTTTATAGATGAGCTTGGAAAAGAAAATGCTGTATTGTTTTATAGGATGTGTCATGAAGCCATGAAAGATTTAAAAGCTCTTTCTGAAAAGCTTCCTGAAAGAGGAGATTTTGTAACTAGAAATAGTTTGTATTTGGCAAGTAAAATTGAGGATATAACGAAGCTTAAAAAAGAGTATAAAGCTCTTTTGGAAAATGATTTTCCAGTTGAGTATATTGACAGCAAAGCTCTAGAAACTGACTATGGAATAAAAGGAACTGAGGCTATGCTTACTAAAGAAGATGCAGAAGTAAACCCGTATAAGTTTATACTTGAAATATCAGAGGAGGCAGTAAGGCTAGGACTTGATATATTTGAAAATTCTAAAGTTTTAGACATTGACAAATCAGATGATTGTTTTATTATTAAAACAAAGGATGGTAGTATAAAAGCAAAGAAGCTAGTATATGCTACGGGATATAAAGCTAATGATTACAGTGAAATAAAAGATGGAGAGATAAATAGAACCTATGCACTAGCAACAGAGCCAATCTCTGGTGACAGCTGGAAGGATAGATGCTTAATTTGGGAAACCGCTAGACCTTATTTTTACGCTAGAATGACAGAAGATAATAGAATCATACTAGGCGGCGAAGACGAGGAAAAGGATAGTGTAACAAATAGTGAAGAAAAATTGCAAAAAAATACATTAAAGCTACTAGAAAAGCTGACAAATCTTTTTCCACATATTGAAACCAAAATCGAGTATTCATGGAATGCTGTATTTGGGGAATCTGACGACGGAATTCCATTTATAGGGCAGGACACAGATGACAAGGATGTTTATTACTGTCTTGGCTTTGGAGGAAATGGAACTGTATATAGTATGGCTGGCTCAAAAATAATTGCTGACCTAATAGAAGGAAAATCAAATAAATATGCTCATATTGTGAGCCTAGATAGACAAGGATAA
- a CDS encoding D-serine ammonia-lyase codes for MLEKIVQGKSLETWFNEFPKLREVYDLKEVLWINDKYESIKSKTSFEPSMDDILDAMNRLGRFASYIKVAFPVTRESDGIIESELFEIEMMKNDLAKKVNMDLEGRLFIKGDHALPISGSIKARGGIYEVLKHAEDLAISHGLLKEGMDYSAFDSEEFRALFSQHSIAVGSTGNLGLSIGIISARLGFKVYVHMSSDAKKWKKDLLRSKGVTVIEYESDYSKAVEEGRKQSELDDKMYFVDDENSVNLFLGYAVAALRLSKQLKDMNIAVDSEHPLFVYLPCGVGGGPGGVAYGLKLIFGDNVHCFFAEPTHSPCMLIGMMTSLHDKVSVQDFDIDNKTAADGLAVGRPSGFVGKILENLLSGVYSVTDENLFIMLSDLADLEEIYLEPSALAGVKGIVHMHSEEAKGYIEKNNLADKMKDSVHIVWATGGSMVPEAEMKLYYETGDKLRK; via the coding sequence ATGCTAGAGAAAATCGTTCAAGGGAAAAGTTTGGAAACATGGTTTAATGAATTTCCTAAGCTAAGAGAAGTGTATGATTTAAAGGAAGTGCTTTGGATTAATGACAAGTATGAATCGATAAAAAGTAAAACAAGCTTTGAACCTAGCATGGATGATATTTTGGATGCTATGAATCGCTTGGGAAGATTTGCTTCGTATATAAAGGTTGCATTTCCTGTAACTAGAGAAAGCGATGGAATCATTGAATCTGAGCTATTTGAAATTGAGATGATGAAAAATGATTTAGCAAAGAAAGTTAATATGGATTTAGAGGGAAGACTGTTTATAAAAGGAGACCATGCTCTTCCTATATCTGGCTCAATCAAAGCCAGGGGTGGAATATATGAGGTACTAAAGCATGCAGAGGATTTGGCTATTAGCCATGGGCTTTTAAAGGAAGGCATGGATTATTCTGCTTTTGATTCAGAAGAGTTTAGAGCTTTGTTTTCTCAGCACTCCATAGCTGTAGGCTCTACTGGAAATCTAGGTCTTAGTATAGGAATCATAAGTGCTAGGCTTGGGTTTAAGGTTTATGTTCACATGTCTTCTGATGCGAAAAAATGGAAAAAGGATTTACTTAGAAGTAAAGGAGTTACAGTAATTGAGTACGAATCTGATTATAGCAAGGCTGTAGAAGAAGGAAGAAAGCAGTCAGAGCTAGATGACAAAATGTATTTCGTTGACGATGAAAACTCTGTAAATTTATTTCTAGGATATGCAGTTGCAGCTCTTAGACTCAGCAAACAGCTAAAGGATATGAATATAGCTGTAGATAGTGAGCATCCATTATTTGTTTATCTGCCTTGCGGAGTTGGAGGGGGTCCTGGAGGGGTAGCATATGGACTTAAGCTGATATTTGGAGATAATGTTCATTGCTTCTTTGCTGAGCCTACTCATTCTCCATGCATGCTCATAGGGATGATGACTTCACTGCATGACAAGGTAAGCGTACAGGATTTTGACATTGACAATAAAACTGCTGCTGACGGGCTTGCAGTAGGAAGACCATCTGGATTTGTAGGAAAAATATTAGAAAATCTACTAAGTGGAGTTTACAGCGTTACTGATGAAAATCTATTTATAATGCTTTCTGATTTAGCAGATTTAGAAGAAATATATCTTGAGCCTTCTGCACTTGCTGGAGTAAAAGGCATAGTTCATATGCATAGTGAAGAGGCAAAGGGTTATATAGAAAAAAATAATTTAGCTGATAAAATGAAAGATTCTGTTCACATTGTTTGGGCGACAGGTGGGAGTATGGTGCCAGAAGCTGAGATGAAGCTTTATTATGAAACTGGTGACAAGCTTAGAAAATAA
- the uvrB gene encoding excinuclease ABC subunit UvrB, translating to MEFKIVSDYKPMGDQPQAIDTMVRSIESGAKHQTLLGVTGSGKTFTMANIIERTQKPTLVIAHNKTLAAQLYGEFKEFFPENAVEYFVSYYDYYQPEAYVAHSDTYIEKDSSINDEIDKLRHSATAAVLERRDVIIVASVSCIYGLGDPSDYEEMMVSLRPGQNKDRDDVIKELVEIQYERNDINFVRGTFRVRGDIIEILPINTDERGIRIEFFGDEIERISEIDYITGEIVGVRNHVAIFPASHYVTSKEKLAKAIEKIEVELEERIEYFKERDMFLEAQRIEQRTKYDLEMLKEIGTCKGIENYSRHLSGRDEGERPFTLMDFFPDDFLIIIDESHVMLPQLHAMYAGDRSRKGTLIDYGFRLPSAFDNRPLRFEEFEQVANQILYVSATPSKYEMEHSVAFGEQVIRPTGLVDPEIEIRPIKGQIDDLLFEINERVKKKERVLITTLTKKMSENLTQYLKEASVKVRYLHSDIETLERIEIIRDLRLGEFDVLVGINLLREGLDLPEVSLVAILDADKEGFLRSETSLIQTVGRAARNSNGKVIMYADNMTGSMQRAITETYRRREIQINYNKENNITPTTIFKEIRGVIAATSAAEGEGNYSVRETIDRERVKDEIIKLSTEMVEAAEALEFEKAASLRDRIRELESKL from the coding sequence ATGGAATTTAAAATAGTATCAGATTATAAACCTATGGGAGATCAGCCTCAGGCTATAGACACCATGGTTCGCTCGATAGAATCAGGAGCAAAGCATCAGACCTTACTTGGGGTTACTGGTTCTGGTAAGACCTTTACTATGGCAAATATAATAGAAAGAACTCAAAAACCGACCTTGGTTATAGCGCATAATAAGACACTCGCCGCTCAGCTTTATGGTGAATTCAAAGAGTTTTTTCCAGAAAATGCTGTAGAGTATTTTGTTTCTTATTATGATTATTATCAGCCAGAAGCCTATGTAGCTCATTCAGATACCTATATAGAAAAGGATTCTAGTATAAATGATGAGATAGATAAGCTAAGACATAGTGCTACAGCAGCTGTTCTAGAGAGAAGAGATGTAATAATAGTAGCCTCAGTTTCTTGTATTTACGGTTTGGGTGATCCTTCTGACTATGAAGAGATGATGGTTTCCCTTCGCCCAGGGCAAAATAAAGATAGAGATGATGTTATTAAAGAGCTCGTTGAGATTCAATATGAACGCAATGATATCAACTTTGTGCGTGGTACCTTCAGAGTAAGAGGCGATATAATAGAAATTCTTCCTATAAACACTGATGAGAGAGGTATACGAATAGAGTTTTTTGGCGATGAAATAGAAAGAATTTCAGAGATAGATTATATTACTGGAGAGATAGTAGGAGTGAGAAATCACGTAGCTATTTTCCCAGCATCACATTATGTTACAAGCAAGGAAAAGCTAGCTAAAGCAATCGAAAAAATAGAAGTAGAGCTAGAAGAAAGAATTGAGTACTTTAAGGAAAGGGATATGTTCCTAGAAGCTCAAAGAATAGAGCAAAGAACTAAGTACGATTTAGAAATGTTAAAAGAAATAGGCACTTGCAAGGGCATAGAGAACTACTCAAGACATCTTAGTGGAAGAGATGAAGGGGAAAGACCATTTACACTTATGGATTTCTTTCCAGATGATTTTTTGATTATAATAGACGAATCTCACGTAATGCTTCCCCAGCTTCATGCTATGTATGCAGGAGATAGGTCAAGAAAAGGTACACTTATCGATTATGGATTTAGACTGCCTTCAGCGTTTGACAACAGACCTCTTAGGTTTGAGGAGTTTGAGCAAGTCGCAAACCAGATTCTCTATGTATCTGCGACACCTTCGAAATACGAAATGGAACATTCTGTAGCATTTGGAGAGCAAGTAATCAGACCTACAGGATTAGTTGACCCTGAAATAGAAATAAGACCAATAAAAGGACAGATAGACGACTTGTTATTTGAAATAAATGAAAGAGTTAAAAAGAAAGAGCGTGTATTAATAACTACTCTTACAAAAAAAATGTCAGAAAATCTAACTCAATATCTTAAAGAAGCTTCTGTAAAGGTAAGATATCTTCACTCTGATATTGAGACTTTAGAGCGTATAGAGATAATAAGAGATTTGAGGCTTGGAGAATTTGATGTACTTGTAGGGATAAATCTTCTAAGAGAAGGCCTAGATTTACCAGAGGTTTCACTAGTTGCTATTTTGGATGCTGACAAGGAAGGCTTCTTGAGATCTGAGACTTCCCTAATACAAACTGTAGGAAGAGCGGCAAGAAACTCAAATGGAAAAGTTATCATGTACGCTGACAACATGACAGGCTCAATGCAAAGAGCTATAACAGAGACCTATAGAAGAAGAGAAATCCAAATTAATTACAATAAAGAAAATAATATAACTCCTACTACTATATTCAAAGAAATAAGAGGAGTAATAGCAGCTACTAGTGCAGCTGAAGGAGAAGGAAATTATTCAGTAAGAGAAACTATAGACAGAGAGAGAGTTAAGGACGAGATTATTAAGCTAAGCACTGAGATGGTCGAGGCTGCAGAAGCGCTTGAATTTGAAAAAGCAGCAAGCCTTAGAGACAGGATAAGAGAGCTTGAATCAAAGTTATAA
- the uvrA gene encoding excinuclease ABC subunit UvrA translates to MERSEIIIKGAKEHNLKNVDVTLPRNKFIVFTGLSGSGKSSLAFDTIYAEGQRRYVESLSSYARQFLGQMEKPNVEYIEGLSPSISIDQKTTSRNPRSTVGTVTEIYDYLRLLFARIGVPHCPVCHEPISQLTVQEIVDKVMELHDRTKIQIMSPVVRGKKGRHEKLLEAIRKDGYVRIRVDGENMEITDDIELDKNKKHTIDVVVDRIAVKSGIESRLSDSIETAVKLSDGLVIIDVIDDKEMLLSTKFACPEHGVGIEELTPRMFSFNAPYGACETCNGLGSMKKVDEYLVVPNQDLSLRQGAVDAWFSSGSGANEDTYYFKMIESLATTYKASLDVPFRDLDKEFKQKLLYGTPDMIEFKYESKYGGNRTYKAPFEGVIPNLERRYKETPSEYIREKIESYMFESPCPSCHGARLRPEILSVTLGNRNISEVTDFSVNEILDYVDSLELTPKQEFISKEILKEIKVRTNFLKNVGLDYLTLSRKAGTLSGGESQRIRLATQIGSALVGVLYVLDEPSIGLHQRDNDKLLASLRHLTDIGNTLIVVEHDDDTMRAADHIVDIGPKAGIHGGEIIAQGTLEDIKKNPNSITGQYLSGKKRIEVPKERRTPNGAKLTIKNASENNLKNIDVDIPLGVFTCVTGVSGSGKSSLINEILYKGAAAKTQRLKERPGKHDEILGLEQIDKVVDIDQSPIGRTPRSNPATYTGVFDMIRDVYALTPEAKARGYSKGRFSFNVKGGRCEACKGDGIIKIEMHFLPDVYVPCEVCKGERYNRETLQVKYKGKSISDVLSMNVEEALEFFENIPKIKRKLETLSEVGLAYITLGQPSTQLSGGEAQRIKLATELSKRATGKTLYILDEPTTGLHVDDVKKLIEVLQKLVDGGNTVVVIEHNLDVIKTCDHIIDLGPEGGDKGGSVLIEGTPEEIIKCKDSYTGFFLKKYL, encoded by the coding sequence ATGGAAAGAAGCGAGATAATAATTAAAGGGGCTAAGGAGCATAATCTAAAAAATGTAGATGTGACTTTACCTAGAAATAAATTTATTGTATTTACAGGATTATCAGGCTCAGGAAAATCCTCATTGGCATTTGATACCATATATGCCGAGGGACAAAGACGTTATGTAGAGAGTCTTTCCTCTTATGCCAGACAGTTTTTGGGACAGATGGAAAAACCAAATGTTGAGTATATAGAAGGGCTTTCTCCTTCCATATCAATAGACCAAAAAACCACATCTAGAAATCCTCGCTCTACAGTTGGAACAGTAACTGAAATTTATGACTATCTGAGACTCCTATTTGCGAGGATAGGAGTTCCTCATTGCCCTGTGTGTCATGAGCCTATAAGCCAGCTTACAGTTCAAGAGATAGTGGACAAGGTAATGGAACTTCACGACAGGACTAAAATTCAGATAATGTCACCTGTAGTAAGAGGAAAAAAAGGACGCCATGAGAAATTACTTGAAGCTATAAGAAAAGATGGATATGTAAGAATAAGAGTAGATGGCGAAAATATGGAAATAACAGATGATATTGAGCTAGATAAGAATAAAAAACACACTATAGATGTAGTAGTTGACCGTATAGCTGTAAAATCAGGAATAGAAAGCAGACTTTCAGATTCTATTGAAACAGCAGTAAAGCTTTCAGATGGGCTAGTTATTATAGATGTTATAGATGATAAGGAAATGCTATTATCTACTAAATTTGCCTGCCCAGAGCATGGAGTAGGTATTGAGGAGCTCACACCGAGAATGTTTTCTTTCAATGCACCTTATGGAGCCTGTGAAACTTGTAATGGACTAGGGAGCATGAAAAAAGTTGATGAGTATCTAGTAGTGCCAAATCAAGATTTGTCTCTAAGACAAGGAGCTGTAGATGCTTGGTTTTCTTCAGGTTCAGGAGCAAATGAAGATACCTATTACTTCAAAATGATAGAATCCCTAGCAACAACTTATAAAGCATCGCTAGACGTGCCTTTTAGAGATTTGGATAAAGAGTTTAAGCAAAAGCTACTATATGGTACTCCAGATATGATTGAGTTTAAGTATGAAAGCAAGTATGGAGGAAACAGAACCTATAAAGCGCCATTTGAGGGAGTAATCCCGAATCTAGAGCGCAGGTATAAAGAGACTCCATCAGAGTATATAAGAGAAAAAATCGAAAGCTATATGTTTGAAAGTCCATGCCCTAGCTGTCATGGAGCTAGATTAAGACCAGAGATACTGTCAGTTACTTTAGGAAATAGAAATATATCTGAGGTTACAGACTTCTCTGTAAATGAGATTTTAGATTATGTAGATTCTCTTGAGCTTACACCAAAACAAGAATTCATATCTAAAGAAATTCTAAAAGAAATAAAAGTAAGAACTAATTTCTTAAAGAATGTTGGACTTGATTATCTTACCTTGTCTAGAAAAGCAGGAACGCTTTCAGGTGGAGAATCTCAAAGAATTAGGCTAGCAACTCAAATAGGTTCAGCCTTGGTAGGTGTGCTTTATGTATTAGATGAGCCATCGATAGGACTTCACCAAAGAGATAACGACAAGCTACTAGCAAGTCTTAGACACCTTACTGATATAGGAAACACTTTGATTGTAGTAGAGCATGATGATGACACTATGAGAGCGGCAGACCATATAGTGGATATTGGACCCAAAGCAGGAATCCATGGAGGAGAAATAATAGCGCAGGGAACACTAGAGGATATAAAAAAGAATCCAAATTCGATAACTGGACAATACCTAAGTGGTAAAAAACGAATCGAGGTTCCTAAGGAAAGAAGAACTCCAAATGGAGCTAAGCTAACAATTAAAAATGCATCAGAAAATAACCTTAAAAATATAGATGTGGATATACCACTAGGGGTGTTTACCTGTGTGACAGGAGTATCTGGCTCTGGAAAAAGCTCACTTATAAATGAAATCCTTTATAAAGGAGCAGCCGCCAAAACTCAAAGATTAAAGGAAAGACCAGGAAAGCATGACGAGATACTAGGGCTGGAGCAAATAGATAAAGTAGTAGATATAGATCAGTCTCCTATAGGAAGAACACCTAGGTCGAATCCAGCTACCTACACTGGGGTTTTCGATATGATAAGAGATGTCTATGCACTTACTCCTGAGGCAAAAGCAAGAGGCTATAGCAAAGGCAGATTCAGCTTCAATGTAAAAGGTGGACGCTGTGAGGCATGTAAAGGCGATGGAATTATCAAAATAGAAATGCACTTTCTTCCTGATGTATATGTTCCTTGTGAGGTATGTAAGGGTGAACGCTATAACAGAGAAACTCTTCAAGTAAAATACAAGGGCAAGAGTATTTCAGATGTGCTTTCTATGAATGTAGAAGAAGCGCTTGAGTTTTTTGAAAATATTCCTAAGATAAAGAGAAAACTAGAAACTCTTAGCGAAGTAGGGCTAGCATATATAACCTTGGGACAACCTTCGACTCAGCTATCTGGAGGAGAAGCTCAGAGGATTAAGCTTGCAACTGAGCTGAGCAAAAGAGCCACAGGAAAAACACTATACATCCTAGATGAGCCAACTACAGGTCTTCATGTAGACGATGTAAAGAAGCTGATAGAAGTTCTTCAAAAACTAGTAGATGGTGGAAACACAGTCGTAGTAATAGAGCACAACCTAGATGTTATCAAGACCTGCGATCATATTATCGATTTAGGCCCTGAGGGTGGAGATAAAGGTGGCTCTGTCCTAATAGAGGGGACACCTGAAGAAATAATTAAGTGCAAAGATTCATATACAGGATTTTTCCTAAAAAAATATCTGTAA
- a CDS encoding response regulator — MIKTIVVDNDALIRDIVQKILEDNSQIELVHKAEDGFDALEYLEINKVDLVLLDIGMPKINGIEVLQKIKNLYPHIKVIMLTSCKDKEIVLKCLNLGADGYLSKDVGCEGIIDAILRVYDGEMVTFPKVSDLIIEDMDYVRKQIEENTKSQKLTKRELQVMSLISKGMSNKAIAKHLEISDKTVKNHVSSILRKLSLNDRTQIAVYTLSNNIF, encoded by the coding sequence ATGATAAAAACGATTGTAGTAGATAACGATGCACTAATTCGAGATATTGTACAAAAGATATTGGAAGATAATAGCCAAATAGAGCTGGTTCACAAGGCGGAGGACGGGTTTGACGCCTTGGAATATTTAGAAATAAATAAAGTAGACTTAGTTCTTCTTGATATAGGGATGCCTAAAATTAATGGAATTGAGGTACTTCAAAAGATTAAAAACCTATATCCCCATATAAAGGTAATCATGCTTACTAGCTGTAAGGATAAAGAAATAGTACTCAAATGCCTTAATCTTGGAGCCGATGGCTACCTTTCCAAGGATGTAGGCTGCGAAGGCATAATTGACGCAATCCTAAGAGTATACGATGGTGAGATGGTGACTTTCCCAAAGGTATCTGACCTTATCATAGAGGATATGGATTATGTTAGAAAGCAGATAGAAGAGAATACCAAATCTCAAAAGCTTACGAAAAGAGAGCTACAAGTTATGTCACTTATATCAAAAGGAATGTCAAATAAAGCCATAGCAAAGCATTTAGAAATTAGTGATAAGACAGTTAAAAATCACGTATCAAGCATACTTAGAAAGCTATCCTTAAATGATAGAACTCAAATTGCAGTATATACACTTAGCAACAATATTTTTTAG